The following DNA comes from Verrucomicrobiota bacterium.
GATCTCGGGATAATTACTTAAAATCGCAGTGATCGTATAGTTTCCTGTTTGCAAGTTGCCAGCCAATTTACGGACGGGTACATTAATAGTGTAGGCAAACTTTTCCTTAGGATTTACAAAAACAGATCCCACGACTTGCATGAATGCTTTATCATCAGACCAAACAAAAATAGCATTATTTGTTCCTTCCTCGGTAATGGCTATGTCATAGCGTTGAGCATCTGGAAAGGATAAAGTGTACTGGCGCTCGCTCTCATTTTGAATAATGAACTGTAATTCGAGTTGAACATCTTCATCGATGCCTTGTTCGAGTTCACTGATAGAGACACCTTCCTTAATTTTTAACTGAGCGGAGAAATCGTCGGTATTCACTTCATTTGCCTTTTGCACGCGAGCAGGGTCTCCCTTGAACAAGCTAAAGCGCTTGCCCGGAGGATTGATGAAGCGGTCGGGAACTGTTTGACGGGCTGGTCGGATATCGACAGCCCAGAGAGAGTCGTAAAAGATTACAAAAGCAAGGAAACACACAGGTAGCCAAGAACTTAAATGTTTGATACTCATTGATTATCAGACTATAACAGACCGGATACAATTCAACAACATTACAATGAAGCCGAGTAATAGTATCCATGACTAAAGCATCTAACTGGTTATCTTGCGCGTTTCTATACTTAGCGCTCTTTACAAGTTCCGTGGAGTCAAGAACCTGGACATACCAGAATGGCTCTAGCATAGAGGGATCGTTTGTCAGAAAGGAGGGTGATTATGTGGTCATCCAAAAATTTTCAGATTTCAGGCAGATTAGTATTCCTCTTTTTAAACTATCACAAAAAGACCAAGACTACCTAAGGACTACTCGAGCAGAGACCGCAAAGATTCGGCTAGCGAACCCCTTGAAAGAATACTTTCCCGATAAATTGCAGGATGCCAATGGCAAAGAGATTCCCACTTCCTCCCTCAGTGGAAAGCACGTAGGTATCTATTTTTCTGCAAAATGGTGTGGTCCTTGTCGAGTCTTTACTCCCAAATTAGTGGAATTCAGGGATCGTAACCAGAATAACTTTGAGGTTGTTTTTGTAAGTAGCGACAATAGTGACGCGGCGATGAAGAATTATATGAAAGATTCCGAGATGCAGTGGCTCGCTATGAAGCGAGGTTCAAAAGAGGCTAAAGATCTAAATTCACGCTTCGAGGTAAGGGGGATCCCTTCATTGGTTATTCTCTCCCCTAAGGGGGAGGTTATCACTCGCAATGGAAGAGGGTTGATAGATCAAAACCCTAATGGCTCTGTGGCTATTTTTAAGTGAGTCAAAGTCCCATGACATTCACATGCACCGTTCGGGTATGAGGATGAGCTCTATGCTCAAAGATGAATATTCCTTGCCACGTTCCCAAACATAAATGCCATTTTTTAATGGGGATGACTTCAGAGGTGCGAGTGAGGACCATTCTGATATGAGACGGCATATCGTCAGGGCCCTCATGAGTATGAACAAAGTAAGGAGTATCCTCCGGCACTAACTTTTCGAAGAAAGCATGTAAATCGGTTCGTGCTGAAGGATCGGCATTTTCATAAATAACAAGTGATGCACTTGTATGTGCGACAAAAACGGTTGCCACACCGTTCTGGATATCCGAGCTAGAAGCAATATCTCTCACTCGATCTGTTATTTCGATGGTTCCTTTTCCTGTAGTTTTTACCTGTATCGTTTCGGTCACTGATTTCATTTCATTTATCATCTAATACCCATACCACTTGGTAGATCACTTCAACGGGAAAGCAATCTCTAAAGGATCAATGAGAAAAATGAATGGCAAAGCTTTCCCGCCTCTCTACTCTATTTCGCAATTTATGTGATTATTGAAGTTTTTGAAATTCAATACAAATGGGGGCTGGGCAATTTACTATTTGATTATGATAGATTAAGTTGCCATTTTCCTGATCGATTTTGAAAACAGATAGGGTATTAGAGTCTCTAGCGGCGGCAAGTAACCATGTATCGGTAGGGTCTAGATGAAAGTTTCTAGGATAAGCGCCCCGCACCGGCTCACGCTCGATAAAAGTCAACTTGCCAGTATTGGAGTCAACTGAGAAAGCAGCAATGGTATCATGCCCACGATTTGCTGCGTAGAGGAATTTTCCTTTAGAGTCCATACGTATTTCGGAGGCTTTGTTAGGAACTTCCCAAAGATCTTGAGGAAGCGTGGGAATCACCTGCAGTTCGTTCATTACACCTTGATTGGAATCATAGCGAAACACAGAAATAGTCATCAGCAACTCATTGAGGACATAGGCAAATATCCCATTGGGATGAAACTTCATATGGCGTGGCCCGCTTCCTGGAGGACAGGCAGCGAATCCATTTTCCATCAAAGTTCCTTCGCTGTGATTAATTTTATAAATCATGACTTTGTCGATTCCTAAGTCAGGGACCATGAGATACTGGTTATCAGGGCTGACATAGACTGAGTGAGGGTGAGCTCTTTTTTGGCGAGCTTTATTGGGACCTGATCCTGAATGCTTCTTGAGGTCTGATCTAGGCTGAATACTTCCATCTTTAGCCAGTGGGAAAACCGCGACCGAGCTGGCTCCATATTGCGCAGTAAAGAGATATTTAGCAGTTTGATCAAGCGTTAGGTGGACACCTCTGCCATCACCAATAGGAATGGAGTTGATTAATTTTAGAGTTTTTCCCTGATCAAGAATTTCATAAGCAGCAATATGTCCAGCTCTGGAGTCAGCTACATGGTGAATGGTGTAAAGAAGCGATTTATTGCTTTTTTCTGCTAATGCAATAAAGCCTGGTGCTATCAATTCAGTGGCGAGCTCTGGTTGAGTCAGCTTTCCAGAGGCTAAGTCTAACTCAGCTCGGTAAATACCTTTACTTTCACTCTTCGTATCCGTGCCTATCCAAACAACTGCTTTTTCAGAGGCTTGTAGTGATAGTGGTGTAGAAAATACGATGAATAGCGCAATGCAGGACTTCAACTGTCTTGATTTCATATGTTTTTCCTAGCAGAGCACAACAGATAAGTCATGCTTTAACCCGGACGATGTAATCCTAAGCACTAAAATAAGCATTCTAAGCTTTGGAAAAAATTAAGCCTAGTGGCTCAAGTTTTATGCGCTTGGTTCCACTTCACTGCATGCATCATAGGAGTTTAAAAACCGATTGTGACGAGTTCTTCTTCTTTTTCTGCTTCCTCGGTATGAGTCATTTCATCCTCCTCTAGCGGCCTAAAACGCTCGGCTTTGAAACCACGCTCAGGGTAGGGTGGTGTATCCGAGCAAGGGTTAATCAGCTCAACTAAAGTAATCGCTACCTCGCCTTCTTGACCTTTTAAATTGACCCCTAAGGAAACGTCTCGGACGGTGTAGGTTACCCCTTCTTTAGGGAGTGCATCATAAAACTTTTCAATTCCTAATGGAAATTTTCCATCCACACAAACAACCTTCTGACCTGTTATCATAACTTGTAAGATATTTACCTGCGGCAAGCTCTTCAAATATTATTATCTGCTCCTTTCCTCTTTAGGGTTTTTTCTAAAACTAAAAAAATGTCTTTCCAATCAACACCGTTTATGTGGACTCAAGCATTGACAACGAAGAGATGCTCTTATACAGTCTATTACTATTGAGATAAGGGCATTTCCTAAATAGATTCAAACACTCCTTTTCGTCCTACTCCCTTGTAAGCGGAGCCTCAGGGTGGACAGTAGGTTGCGAATGTTGGTTCTTCGGATCAAGTCCGAGGATGACAAAGGATCCATCAGAGTTATCGTTTATTCGAAAAGGCTCTCATTGGTAAATCTACATATGAGTGATTTAAGTCGGGATAGAGAATCGCTTTAAAGAGCAAGGTTTTCAGGTTAAATAAACAACAGCTATGAGAGAACACACACACATTTGGCTTATTCTTTTAGGCGCGACTGCTGTCATTGGAGCAGCGATCGTTGTCTATCAATTGAAAGAGGACTATAACAATCTTGAAAGCCCCCCATTCGCCTCAAATTTAAAGGACAAGGAGTCTCATAATCCTCCACATTCTCTAGATGAAAGCTCTGCTTTGCAGAAGCAACTAAGTCGTCTTTTGGATGTTCAATTATTAAATCGCTCTCGTATAGAAGAAATCATTCTGAGCGCTGCTAGAGAAGACTATGAGGCAACCAAAGCATGGATCGAGGAGCATTTAGAAAGTGCAAAACTCCAGTTGGCCTTAAACATCCTTTACGAGTTTGCGGCAGATAGGACCTTAGAGGAAGTGATCAAATCCATGCAAGATAACGAGATGTCTTTCTCTGAAGCGTTATCACAATTAAAAAATTCCCCAGGCCTATCTCATTCCCAGCAAAAGGAACTCGTTGCCCGATGGGGCCAGGTTGATCCCCAAGCTGTCGCTCAATCTCTTCTAACTCTTGCGGAAGATGATACGGACGGGCTCACGCAATACGACCTGCTCATGCCTTCTTTAGTACCAGGCCTAGGGGAGCAAGAGTTTGCCGATACCTACGCGTTGATCAATACCGTGGAGGGTGAAAGCCGCTCAGAAATCATCTCAACCTTTCTTGCGCTTTATGCTTTGCAAAATCCAACCTTGGCCCTTGACACAATATTGGAAGCACCTGACTTTGAAGACAGACAGGGCTTTGCGGATTCTATCTTAAAAGAATGGGCGAAAAAGGATCTACAAGCGGCTTATGATTGGGCCCAAAATCTTCCTCAAGAGCAACGCGCTCCCAGTACACTGATCACCGTCGGAAAGCTACTTGCTCAAGAAAGTCCTGATGTGGCGGCGGCTGCCATTACTGCCGGGGAGTTACCTACGGATCCTGCATTGATTAGAAAAGTAGCGCATCATTGGGCAACCGAGGATGACCAGTCTTTAGAGGATTGGGTAAATACTTTGGTCGATTATGAGATGAGGAACCAAGCGGTTTTAGGATGGAGTGAGAATTTGATGGAGTCCTATGATCCTGACACCATATTCGATTTTTATGATCAATACTATGAAGGAGAGGATAAAAATGAGAAGTGGCTTCTCGTCGTATCTTACGGAGCACGTCAGGGAAAGATAAGCAAAGCCGCTGAGTCCTTCCAAAAAGCAGACTTGGGGCAAGTGAATCCAAACAGAGTTAAAAGCACACTACGCTATATCGTAGCCTCTTGGGCTGTATATGGCAAAGGCGAGGACTTAATGGCTTGGATTGATGAGGTTACAAATCATGAGCCCAACCTCACTTCCATGAACTCTAACCTGAAAAATTTTGCTTCAAGAACGTGGCAAGACTATCATGACGCTAAGGATCCTCCCTCATGGTCAGAATAGCTTTAACCCGGATATTGCCATAGAGGTTCAAAGATTTTGGCTCCAAGAAACATAGAGTCTCCTAGAGGTATCACCTTTTGAGACCCATGACCCTACTCTATCTGGATTGGTGCTCCGTGCGCTTGATAACTTCACCTTCGCTTGCTTGTAGAACCACGCTCAGACGATGTGATTGATACATCTTTCTCGACTCTCTTTTCCTTGTCGCTGAAGCTTTTAGGCATCTTGTTCCATTTCTATTACATCATCTGGGTTTAACATTATGACTGCTTCTTTCGGGTTTGGAATCGGGGTTGCTGATACTAGATAACAATGACCTGTCTGCCTGAAGAAGGGTGCTTAACAAATTCTATTTTAATGCCGTAGACATGCTCGATTACCTCCTTGGAGATAATGTCTTCTGGAGGTCCCACCGCTACCTGTTCTCCATTTTTTAAAAAAAGGAGATGGTCTGCATATTGTGTCGCCTGGTTGATATCATGAAGAATGGCGAACACGGCGACTTGATCCTTGGCATACTGTTTGGCCAGTTTTAGAACAAGATGTTGGTGTGCGATGTCTAAGCTAGAGGTTGGTTCATCTAAAAGCAGATAGCGACATCCATTTTCAGATGCATCCCAGATTTGTGCGAGAACTCGAGCTAGTTGAACGCGCTGTTTTTCTCCACCAGATAATGTTGGAAAACTGCGCTCAGCAAAACTTGCCATATCCACACTTTTTAATGCTTCCTGAGCGATTTGGAAGTCTTGCTCATTTTCTATCCAGGTGTAGTGAGGAGACCGGCCCATGAGAACGACTTCTAAAACGGTGAAGGGAAAATTAATATCTGGGCTCTGAGTGAGAACAGCCCTCATTTTACTAAGAGATAGAGGGTTCCAATCCTCAAGTGGTTTACCTGCTAAATGGATCTCGCCTTTCGTTGGCTCGCATTCACCTGTCAGGGCCTCTAACAAAGTGGACTTTCCCGCTCCATTGGGCCCCAACACCGCAGTAAGTGCACCTGGCTTCACAGAAAGGTTGATCTCATGCAAAATTTCTGTTTGACCTTTACTTACACTAATATTTTTTGCGCTCAGCATAGCTAGATTCGTTTCATTTTTAGAAGCAACCACAGAAAGAATGGTGCCCCTATGAAAGCTGTAATAATCCCAATTGGCAGCTCAACAGGAGCCAATAAATTTCTTGCCAACAAATCGGACAATAATAACAGAAGTCCTCCAAGAAAGATGGATCCAAGCATTAAAAAACGATTATCCGGGCCAATGCAAAGCCGAACGAGGTGAGGAACCACCAAACCCACGAAGGCAATCATCCCACTGATGGCAACACCTGAACCCACACCAGCTGCCGTTAAGCAAATAATAAGAACTTTGGCGCGCTCTCTGTCTATGCCCAGGTATTTAGCTTCTGCTTCACCAAGCGCAAAAGCATTTAGTGCTTTGGATAGAAAGGGTAGGGAGAGAATGCTTATAAGCATAAGTGGGGCTGCCAGAGATAATTCTTTCCAAGTAGCATGCCCTAGGCTTCCCATCATCCAGAAAGTAATCGAGCGTATTTGGTCATCATCGGATAGAAAGACAAAGTAACTGGTAATCGCTCCCGCAAAGGCATTGATGGCAATACCGGCAAGAAGCATGGTCGGGACATCCGTTCGACCATGTCTGGTTGCTAAATGATAAATAAGAAAGGTAGTCATGAATGCAAAAAAGAAAGCCAGTAGGGGTGTGGTGAAAGTACCCAGTGTTTTGCTCCATTCTGGAAACCAGCTTGAGAAACTACTGATGCTAATAACTGCCCCCAATCCAGCACCGGCAGAGATGCCGATTAGGCCCGGGTCTGCTAGAGGATTTCGAAAGAGTCCCTGCATAGCACCGCCGCATGCCGCTAAAGCCCCGCCGATTAAGATGGCGCATAAAATTCGAGGTAGTCGAATGATTTCTATGGCGGCAATGTGTTGTTGAGAGATGTTCTCTGCTTCCGCAAGGCCGAGCCGAGACAGCAAAATCTCCAACAAGTCCTTTATTGGGACCTTAACCGGTCCATTTGATAAAGCAACAAGGGCCATGACAATCAGCATGACCAACAAAAGAGCAATTAAAGTGAGCTTCCTTTTTTGCTGAGAAGGAATGCTAGACCAAGAGATAACCATTTAGAAATGACAGGCGTCTATTCTTGATAGAAGTAAAGGGCTAGCTCTTTAACAGCTTCTGGAGTATTTAAACCAAGGGTTAGGGTTTTGGCCATATCAATGACTTTGACACGGTCATTTTGAACTGCGGCCGAAGCGGATAAACCAGGTAAATTTTTGAAAGCCTCCAAACCACCTAACTGCTGAAGACCTCTATCGGGAACAAGAAGAATATCCGGATTTGCTTGCAAGGCTGATTCTGCGCTCAATTCCTTGTAACCCTGAAAGCTTTCCACCACATTGACGCCGCCAGCAGCTTTGATAATCGTATCTGCCGCGGTTCCTGTTCCACCTGCCCGAAATGCTCCTGTGCCATGATTCATCAGGAAGATCACGCGGGGAGGGGACTTTTTATCTGCTTGCGCCTGGCTGACAATTTTTTGTGTCTCTTTCAAGTGGACATCGATCTGCTCGATCAGTTGTTTACCGCTTTCTTGCTGATCAAGTGTTTCGGCTAACTGACTGATTTTGCCGGTTATTTCCTCTAGAGACTTAATTTTGGGAAGCAGTACCATTTCTACACCAGACTGTTTGAGCTGGTCAACAGCCGCGGGAGGTCCTATCCCATCGGAACCAATGATGAGCGTCGGATTGCACGAAAGAACACCCTCTGCAGAAAGGGTGCGGTAGTAATTTAACGCGGTGATTTTATCTTCCCCATAAGGCTTTTTCACAATAGGTAAAAACAGAGAAGACTGGTCGACGGCAACTACCTTGTCTCCAGAGCCTAAAGCAAACACAATCTCCGTTGCAGAAATTCCTAGGGATACCACGCGTTCAGATTTCTCCTCTGCGTGCGAGACTCCGGTAACGAGGAAAAAGAGGAGGGCGACTTTAAGGAAAGCAAACAATCTCATCAAATGTAGGGTATAGACTATTTGCTTTGCTCAATGTTTCCAATAATATCACGCCACGCTTCTAATTCGGGAATTCCCGGTTTACGTTCACCAAAAAACAGGGCGATGTTATCATTCTCCTTGTCATAAAGCTCCAGTGCCGTCACCAATCCATCTTTGGTTGGTTTTTTGACAATGTAACTTTGGTCAATGCCGCTCTCACGCAGATGCAGATTGAAGTCTGGGTCCATCACATTATACCAATCTTCGTAGGGCATCAGTTTTTTGACTGGACCTGTATGAATTTGGATATTCCCAGGATTTCCTACAAACACCATAATGGGCGTTTCCGTTGCACCTGCTGCATCTAAGACCTTTCTAGCGCTATCATTGCCAACGCGGGTGACGTATTGACTAGGTGCTAGTCGTAATGCTTGGGTTCTGCTCACTCGATACTTTTGCAGGAGTCCATAGAAACCGTGAGTATCTTGTAAACCTTCCCATCCTTTGTGAAACCCTTCAAGGTCTATCTGGGAGTCGGGGAGTTCCTCTTTTTCTTCAGGTAGGGGAGTCGTGTCTTGTTCAGCGGATTGGTCATCGCTCTTGAACCTCTCTTTCAGCGTCTCAAATCCAGCCCAATTGCCCCCTTCATGCAAATAGACTTTAAAAATAGCGCTGCCATCTTGATTAAAAAATTGAAAACTTTGCTTGGTTTCACCTCTCACTTCCTCCTCTACGGCAAAGCTCATATGCCAGTGACTCATGAAAAGCCTCAGGTCAATCTGTTTACCCACAACCTGCCCCATATGAGGGCCGAAAAATTCGATATGCTCAAATTTACCAATCTTCTCGTGAACAGCATGGTCGTTGCGAGTGAGTGCCATGACATTACCTAGCTCAACAAAGGACTTAATAAGATCCTTCCAATCTCCGGTTAGTCGAGTAACGGATTCCCCGCATTTTGTTGCCAGCAGCTCTGCTTCGCTTACGCCTAGCTCCTTCGCAGCATCGCGAATTCGTAATTTAGGTTTTTCTTGGAGAAGTTTGTCCCAACTTTCCTTCAAGTCGGAACTATTTGAAATGATTCCAGTATCGCTCATTTGTTGCCCCTTTGTTTGGCTTTGAAAAATATTTAATATGCAAGCTTATACTTGATGACAATTTTCATAAGTCAATAGTGAATAAATTTCTCACTGAATAAGGGTTGACATTAAATGATATTGAGACTAAACCTCAAAAAAAGGTTAAAGGAATACGAATTTATTCGAGAGAGTAGGATGGTTATAACCACTGAATTGGCGACCACTCTACAGAAAATAACTAATATAACGGAGAAAATTAGAATGAAAAAAATACTAGCAACAACGGTTTTAGCGGGTGCTTTGACAAGCTTAGGACAGGCAGTAGTGGATATCAACTACGTTGAGGATTTTGACTCAGACACAGCTAACTGGATAGATGTTTCCGAAGGTCCTGTTGACTATAATGCAACCGGAGGTCCCGATGGAGGGGCTCATGTTTCGGTGGATTTTAACTATGTCGACTTTGTCGCCGGTTCGCAAAGTCCTGTTCTGTTTAGAGCGAATGATTTCAATGACGCAAGTGGGGATGCGTTTGTAGGGAATTGGATAGCAGAAGAAATTATTAGCTTTTCCT
Coding sequences within:
- a CDS encoding BsuPI-related putative proteinase inhibitor translates to MSIKHLSSWLPVCFLAFVIFYDSLWAVDIRPARQTVPDRFINPPGKRFSLFKGDPARVQKANEVNTDDFSAQLKIKEGVSISELEQGIDEDVQLELQFIIQNESERQYTLSFPDAQRYDIAITEEGTNNAIFVWSDDKAFMQVVGSVFVNPKEKFAYTINVPVRKLAGNLQTGNYTITAILSNYPEIKATTSFSTNR
- a CDS encoding thioredoxin-like domain-containing protein, encoding MTKASNWLSCAFLYLALFTSSVESRTWTYQNGSSIEGSFVRKEGDYVVIQKFSDFRQISIPLFKLSQKDQDYLRTTRAETAKIRLANPLKEYFPDKLQDANGKEIPTSSLSGKHVGIYFSAKWCGPCRVFTPKLVEFRDRNQNNFEVVFVSSDNSDAAMKNYMKDSEMQWLAMKRGSKEAKDLNSRFEVRGIPSLVILSPKGEVITRNGRGLIDQNPNGSVAIFK
- a CDS encoding secondary thiamine-phosphate synthase enzyme YjbQ: MKSVTETIQVKTTGKGTIEITDRVRDIASSSDIQNGVATVFVAHTSASLVIYENADPSARTDLHAFFEKLVPEDTPYFVHTHEGPDDMPSHIRMVLTRTSEVIPIKKWHLCLGTWQGIFIFEHRAHPHTRTVHVNVMGL
- a CDS encoding lactonase family protein codes for the protein MKSRQLKSCIALFIVFSTPLSLQASEKAVVWIGTDTKSESKGIYRAELDLASGKLTQPELATELIAPGFIALAEKSNKSLLYTIHHVADSRAGHIAAYEILDQGKTLKLINSIPIGDGRGVHLTLDQTAKYLFTAQYGASSVAVFPLAKDGSIQPRSDLKKHSGSGPNKARQKRAHPHSVYVSPDNQYLMVPDLGIDKVMIYKINHSEGTLMENGFAACPPGSGPRHMKFHPNGIFAYVLNELLMTISVFRYDSNQGVMNELQVIPTLPQDLWEVPNKASEIRMDSKGKFLYAANRGHDTIAAFSVDSNTGKLTFIEREPVRGAYPRNFHLDPTDTWLLAAARDSNTLSVFKIDQENGNLIYHNQIVNCPAPICIEFQKLQ
- a CDS encoding heme ABC transporter ATP-binding protein; protein product: MLSAKNISVSKGQTEILHEINLSVKPGALTAVLGPNGAGKSTLLEALTGECEPTKGEIHLAGKPLEDWNPLSLSKMRAVLTQSPDINFPFTVLEVVLMGRSPHYTWIENEQDFQIAQEALKSVDMASFAERSFPTLSGGEKQRVQLARVLAQIWDASENGCRYLLLDEPTSSLDIAHQHLVLKLAKQYAKDQVAVFAILHDINQATQYADHLLFLKNGEQVAVGPPEDIISKEVIEHVYGIKIEFVKHPSSGRQVIVI
- a CDS encoding iron chelate uptake ABC transporter family permease subunit, which produces MVISWSSIPSQQKRKLTLIALLLVMLIVMALVALSNGPVKVPIKDLLEILLSRLGLAEAENISQQHIAAIEIIRLPRILCAILIGGALAACGGAMQGLFRNPLADPGLIGISAGAGLGAVISISSFSSWFPEWSKTLGTFTTPLLAFFFAFMTTFLIYHLATRHGRTDVPTMLLAGIAINAFAGAITSYFVFLSDDDQIRSITFWMMGSLGHATWKELSLAAPLMLISILSLPFLSKALNAFALGEAEAKYLGIDRERAKVLIICLTAAGVGSGVAISGMIAFVGLVVPHLVRLCIGPDNRFLMLGSIFLGGLLLLLSDLLARNLLAPVELPIGIITAFIGAPFFLWLLLKMKRI
- a CDS encoding ABC transporter substrate-binding protein — protein: MRLFAFLKVALLFFLVTGVSHAEEKSERVVSLGISATEIVFALGSGDKVVAVDQSSLFLPIVKKPYGEDKITALNYYRTLSAEGVLSCNPTLIIGSDGIGPPAAVDQLKQSGVEMVLLPKIKSLEEITGKISQLAETLDQQESGKQLIEQIDVHLKETQKIVSQAQADKKSPPRVIFLMNHGTGAFRAGGTGTAADTIIKAAGGVNVVESFQGYKELSAESALQANPDILLVPDRGLQQLGGLEAFKNLPGLSASAAVQNDRVKVIDMAKTLTLGLNTPEAVKELALYFYQE
- a CDS encoding ChuX/HutX family heme-like substrate-binding protein, yielding MSDTGIISNSSDLKESWDKLLQEKPKLRIRDAAKELGVSEAELLATKCGESVTRLTGDWKDLIKSFVELGNVMALTRNDHAVHEKIGKFEHIEFFGPHMGQVVGKQIDLRLFMSHWHMSFAVEEEVRGETKQSFQFFNQDGSAIFKVYLHEGGNWAGFETLKERFKSDDQSAEQDTTPLPEEKEELPDSQIDLEGFHKGWEGLQDTHGFYGLLQKYRVSRTQALRLAPSQYVTRVGNDSARKVLDAAGATETPIMVFVGNPGNIQIHTGPVKKLMPYEDWYNVMDPDFNLHLRESGIDQSYIVKKPTKDGLVTALELYDKENDNIALFFGERKPGIPELEAWRDIIGNIEQSK